A portion of the Thalassotalea sp. LPB0316 genome contains these proteins:
- the proQ gene encoding RNA chaperone ProQ, translating to MENKRNTSKEIIALLVEKFPACFSIEGPAKPLKVGIFQDLAEQLAEDETVSKTRLRQALRHYTSSWRYLKSVKVGSHRVDLLGEQVAEIDQEQADYAAKTLKESQEKFGNKNTKAKSEGQKNSAKTGQAPKNKGVADKKQKFKNVKSTKRVAKKPQEPVNLTPIDSSTVKEGAKVKVKFGNAPMDAVITEVDGNDVHVQLQSGMVIKTQVENIFS from the coding sequence ATGGAAAACAAACGTAACACAAGTAAAGAAATCATCGCTTTGTTGGTGGAGAAATTTCCTGCGTGTTTCTCAATTGAAGGCCCAGCTAAACCACTTAAAGTGGGTATTTTTCAAGACTTAGCTGAGCAGTTAGCTGAAGATGAAACGGTCAGTAAAACGCGTTTGCGTCAAGCGTTAAGACACTATACAAGTAGCTGGCGTTACTTAAAGTCGGTAAAAGTGGGTAGTCATCGCGTTGATCTGTTAGGTGAGCAAGTTGCCGAAATCGATCAAGAGCAAGCAGATTACGCTGCAAAAACGCTCAAAGAAAGCCAGGAAAAATTTGGTAACAAAAATACTAAAGCAAAAAGCGAAGGTCAAAAAAACTCGGCGAAAACAGGTCAAGCGCCTAAAAACAAAGGCGTAGCCGATAAAAAACAAAAATTCAAAAATGTAAAATCAACTAAGCGAGTAGCGAAAAAGCCACAAGAACCAGTGAACTTAACACCAATCGACTCGTCTACTGTTAAAGAGGGTGCTAAAGTTAAGGTTAAGTTTGGTAATGCCCCAATGGATGCCGTGATTACAGAAGTGGATGGCAACGATGTACACGTTCAACTTCAGTCTGGTATGGTTATCAAAACACAAGTAGAAAATATCTTCTCATAA
- a CDS encoding GAF domain-containing protein → MTKESFYQELHAQVQAIIGDETDTIANMANISALLFERLEGVNWVGFYRLVDEQLILGPFQGKVACIRIPLGKGVCGTAAAKDETQRIADVHAFEGHIACDAASNAEIVIPVHQNGKVVAVLDIDSVVFERFDETDQQGLEAIVALFEQQLSK, encoded by the coding sequence ATGACAAAAGAGAGCTTTTACCAAGAATTACATGCTCAAGTTCAAGCTATTATTGGTGATGAAACAGACACAATCGCGAATATGGCTAATATCAGTGCCTTGCTTTTTGAGCGTTTAGAAGGTGTAAACTGGGTAGGTTTTTATCGTTTGGTTGATGAACAGCTGATCCTTGGTCCGTTTCAGGGTAAGGTTGCGTGTATTCGCATCCCCTTAGGTAAAGGTGTTTGTGGTACAGCAGCGGCAAAAGATGAAACACAGCGCATTGCCGATGTTCATGCATTTGAGGGGCATATTGCTTGCGATGCGGCTTCAAACGCGGAAATTGTCATCCCTGTGCATCAAAACGGAAAAGTCGTCGCTGTGTTAGATATCGATAGTGTCGTTTTTGAGCGTTTTGATGAAACAGATCAACAAGGCCTCGAAGCAATTGTTGCATTATTCGAACAACAGTTGAGTAAGTAA
- a CDS encoding SIMPL domain-containing protein, whose product MKKLWFGAVICASLLVIHSTGYAQESVKVVGKASTSVAPDTFLIRFGFEQRGISASKLKTVVDGQTTALTNYARSLGVAAEQIKSSQLSVHIRYPNPNERVNQVYAPAPQAKSTIVKTEVATTKAPMTQVEFVVSRTVEINLTNLRDYDKLLDNSVKIGATRIDPVQSLTRDNEEVYQALLKQAVANARSKAQTLVDSAGGKLGRVIALEELSHFQARPRMMAAESARFHQSYSGSDTLSAEVSVHFAIEH is encoded by the coding sequence ATGAAAAAGCTTTGGTTTGGTGCAGTGATATGCGCAAGTTTATTAGTTATTCACTCGACAGGATATGCCCAAGAGAGTGTCAAAGTCGTTGGTAAAGCCAGTACCAGTGTAGCGCCTGATACTTTTCTCATTCGTTTTGGCTTTGAGCAGCGAGGTATTAGTGCGAGTAAACTGAAGACGGTTGTTGATGGCCAAACCACGGCGTTAACTAATTATGCCAGAAGTTTGGGCGTGGCTGCTGAACAGATTAAGTCGAGTCAATTATCTGTCCATATCCGTTATCCAAATCCTAATGAGCGCGTTAATCAAGTATACGCGCCGGCACCACAAGCGAAAAGCACTATAGTCAAAACTGAGGTGGCGACAACTAAAGCCCCGATGACACAAGTAGAGTTTGTTGTCAGTAGGACAGTAGAAATAAATTTAACTAATTTGCGCGATTACGACAAACTGCTCGATAACAGCGTAAAAATTGGCGCTACTCGGATTGATCCTGTGCAAAGTTTAACGCGTGATAACGAAGAGGTTTATCAAGCGTTGTTAAAACAAGCAGTTGCCAATGCCAGAAGTAAAGCACAAACGTTAGTAGATAGTGCGGGGGGCAAACTAGGCCGGGTGATCGCGTTAGAGGAGCTATCACATTTTCAAGCCAGACCAAGAATGATGGCAGCCGAGTCTGCTCGTTTTCATCAATCTTATAGTGGCAGCGATACCCTATCAGCAGAAGTTTCTGTTCACTTTGCCATTGAACATTAA
- a CDS encoding DUF2057 family protein, giving the protein MIKFKHLVLSTCFICAPAIAGQLMVSETLKVLEINGKEHNGGFLAKDTTFDIQPGEQKLLLKYQEFFEEDFENFATIRSKPFLFSFYANGDQDYQLATPELDNEREGKAFAKQPQVIITSTDAEPVASQVSMLSSTAPLTAPTVGTPSAAQQKQSNAKTPVLQEQSKQENIAISKQSPTALSMLTYWWQQASETERQAFLAQINQ; this is encoded by the coding sequence ATGATCAAATTTAAGCACTTAGTCTTGAGTACTTGCTTTATCTGTGCGCCAGCGATTGCTGGCCAGTTAATGGTGAGTGAAACCTTGAAGGTCCTAGAAATTAATGGCAAAGAACACAATGGCGGCTTTCTTGCCAAAGATACTACTTTTGATATTCAACCCGGTGAACAAAAACTACTATTGAAGTACCAAGAGTTTTTCGAAGAAGACTTTGAGAACTTTGCGACGATTCGCTCTAAGCCATTCTTATTCAGCTTTTACGCCAATGGTGATCAAGATTACCAGCTAGCGACCCCCGAGCTTGATAATGAACGCGAGGGCAAAGCGTTTGCAAAACAACCTCAAGTGATTATCACCAGCACTGATGCCGAGCCAGTTGCTTCACAAGTTAGTATGCTTTCGTCGACAGCGCCACTCACTGCGCCAACTGTTGGTACACCGAGCGCGGCACAGCAAAAACAATCCAATGCCAAAACCCCCGTTTTACAGGAACAATCAAAACAAGAAAATATTGCGATAAGCAAGCAATCTCCAACTGCATTATCTATGCTTACTTACTGGTGGCAACAAGCTAGTGAAACAGAAAGACAGGCTTTTCTAGCTCAGATCAATCAATAA
- a CDS encoding DNA-3-methyladenine glycosylase I, which produces MSSCRCPWLDTSKPDYVKYHDEEWGVPVYDDKKMFECLVLESAQAGLSWYTILKKRDGYRQAFANFDVEQVAKFTDEDIEELIQNPAIVRNRLKIAATINNAKRFIEIQREFGSFCHYLWAFVDHQPIVNAMAKLDDYVATSEVSDTLAKDMKKRGFKFLGSTTLYSHLQATGLINDHSTNCYRRKEIICQYNDKDSVKMKT; this is translated from the coding sequence ATGAGTTCCTGCCGCTGCCCATGGTTAGATACCAGTAAACCCGATTACGTTAAATATCACGATGAAGAATGGGGAGTGCCTGTATACGATGACAAAAAAATGTTTGAGTGTTTGGTGCTAGAGTCAGCCCAAGCAGGCTTGAGTTGGTACACCATTTTGAAAAAGCGTGATGGCTATCGACAAGCGTTCGCTAATTTCGATGTCGAGCAAGTCGCTAAATTTACCGATGAAGACATCGAAGAACTAATCCAAAACCCTGCCATTGTTCGTAATCGATTAAAAATAGCAGCAACGATAAATAACGCGAAGCGCTTTATCGAAATACAGCGAGAGTTTGGCAGTTTTTGTCACTATCTCTGGGCGTTCGTTGATCACCAACCGATAGTGAATGCCATGGCTAAGCTTGATGATTATGTTGCGACTTCTGAGGTGAGCGACACGCTTGCCAAGGATATGAAAAAGCGAGGCTTTAAGTTTTTAGGTTCAACAACCTTGTACTCTCACTTGCAAGCAACCGGCTTGATCAATGATCACAGTACAAATTGTTACAGAAGAAAAGAAATTATTTGTCAATATAATGATAAAGATTCGGTTAAAATGAAAACTTAA
- a CDS encoding Bax inhibitor-1/YccA family protein has product MQTINTASQSSSIEINKVLKNTYMLLGMTLAWSAVCAGISMAMNLSPVAALVMTIVAFVLLFVVQKQADKASGLIWIFAFTGLMGASLGPMLNAYAGLPNGGSLIMQALGGTALIFFALSAYALTSKKDFSFMGGFLMVGLIVVVVAAIANIFFQVPAVSLALNAAIIMIMSGLILFDTSRIIHGGETNYIRATVSLYLNIYNIFVSLLQLLGVFGSDD; this is encoded by the coding sequence ATGCAAACAATCAATACGGCGAGTCAAAGCTCGTCAATCGAGATTAACAAGGTACTCAAGAATACCTACATGCTGTTAGGTATGACATTAGCTTGGAGTGCTGTGTGTGCTGGCATCTCTATGGCAATGAATCTGTCACCTGTGGCAGCTTTAGTGATGACTATTGTTGCTTTCGTTTTATTGTTTGTTGTTCAAAAACAGGCAGATAAAGCGAGTGGCCTAATTTGGATTTTCGCCTTTACCGGCTTAATGGGCGCATCGTTAGGGCCAATGTTAAATGCCTACGCAGGTTTGCCTAATGGCGGCTCACTCATCATGCAAGCACTTGGTGGCACTGCACTGATTTTCTTTGCGCTATCAGCATACGCATTAACCAGTAAGAAAGACTTCTCATTTATGGGTGGCTTTTTAATGGTTGGTTTGATTGTGGTTGTAGTTGCTGCGATTGCCAACATTTTCTTCCAGGTGCCTGCTGTTTCACTTGCGTTAAATGCAGCAATCATCATGATTATGTCGGGTTTAATTTTGTTCGACACGAGCCGAATTATCCACGGTGGCGAAACAAACTATATCCGCGCAACGGTTTCTTTATACCTAAACATCTACAACATTTTTGTAAGCTTATTACAATTATTAGGTGTTTTCGGTAGCGACGATTAA
- the tusD gene encoding sulfurtransferase complex subunit TusD, translated as MKTIAVMITSSPLSNLTATSIALVEQLAARYDTEVIGVFFYQEGALNASASTAIPADEYQTIKQWQTLHQAHSIPLHLCITAAEKRGLSDDWQDSTNILPEFTVSGLGEFVSLYSAADQVIQL; from the coding sequence TTGAAAACTATCGCCGTGATGATCACTTCATCGCCTTTATCAAATTTAACAGCAACGAGTATCGCATTAGTTGAACAGCTAGCAGCCCGGTACGATACTGAAGTTATCGGCGTGTTCTTTTATCAAGAAGGCGCACTGAATGCCAGCGCAAGCACAGCTATTCCTGCTGATGAATACCAAACAATAAAGCAATGGCAAACGCTACATCAAGCACATAGTATTCCACTGCATTTATGTATAACCGCAGCCGAAAAACGCGGACTTAGCGATGACTGGCAAGATAGCACCAATATTTTGCCGGAGTTTACCGTATCAGGGTTAGGTGAATTTGTTAGCCTCTACTCTGCTGCCGACCAAGTGATCCAGCTGTAG
- the tusC gene encoding sulfurtransferase complex subunit TusC, producing the protein MEKSIAIINSHAPLNSTHAKESLDLALILGSYEQATSLFFIGDGVWQLIPQAISQTGAKDFLKTLNALEFYDIEHIYVCKNSLLQRQLSEHFALDNVQVLSPDVLANKVAEFTTILKF; encoded by the coding sequence ATGGAAAAATCGATAGCCATTATTAATTCGCATGCCCCGCTCAATTCAACTCATGCCAAAGAGTCGTTAGATTTGGCATTAATTTTAGGTTCCTACGAGCAAGCCACAAGTTTGTTTTTTATCGGCGATGGCGTTTGGCAACTCATACCTCAAGCCATTAGCCAAACAGGCGCTAAGGATTTCCTAAAAACCTTAAATGCCCTTGAGTTTTATGACATTGAGCATATATACGTATGCAAAAACTCTTTATTGCAACGTCAATTATCTGAACACTTTGCGCTCGATAATGTGCAGGTGTTATCACCAGACGTGCTCGCCAACAAAGTGGCTGAATTTACCACAATATTAAAATTTTAA
- the tusB gene encoding sulfurtransferase complex subunit TusB encodes MLHIIRQSPFQQDISHELACLLTSHDEVVLIDDGVYFCQCLHLQLLLDKSKTVYLVQEHAQARGISAAKGTLGITFDELSTLILEANKTLTWQT; translated from the coding sequence GTGCTACACATTATCCGTCAATCTCCATTTCAACAAGACATAAGCCATGAGCTAGCTTGTTTATTAACATCACATGACGAAGTGGTGCTTATCGATGATGGGGTTTATTTTTGTCAATGCTTACATTTGCAATTATTGCTCGATAAATCAAAAACGGTATATCTTGTCCAAGAACATGCTCAAGCTCGTGGTATTAGTGCCGCTAAAGGCACCTTAGGGATAACATTTGACGAGTTATCGACACTTATTTTAGAGGCAAACAAAACGTTAACATGGCAAACATGA
- a CDS encoding TusE/DsrC/DsvC family sulfur relay protein: protein MIEFNQQTIETDKQGYLLDYTIWTPALGEYMAGLDNIVLTPEHWEVINFVRAFYLTYNTSPAIRALTKAMKAEFGEEKASSRYLYRLFKEGPAKQATKYAGLPKPARCI from the coding sequence ATGATTGAATTTAACCAACAGACCATTGAAACTGATAAGCAAGGCTACCTGCTCGATTATACAATTTGGACACCGGCACTTGGTGAGTATATGGCTGGCCTTGATAATATTGTCTTAACGCCAGAGCATTGGGAAGTGATCAATTTTGTTAGAGCGTTTTATTTAACTTATAACACCTCTCCAGCTATTCGCGCATTAACCAAAGCGATGAAAGCTGAATTTGGTGAAGAAAAGGCAAGCTCACGCTACCTTTATCGATTGTTCAAAGAGGGGCCGGCAAAACAAGCAACAAAATATGCTGGTTTACCTAAACCAGCACGCTGTATTTAA
- a CDS encoding glyceraldehyde-3-phosphate dehydrogenase, protein MTFQTEKEYQASWQERQTFAENMQPLIGQLYRNKGIEISVYGRPLVTATPIDIIKAHKSVALHEESKLRLRESFPFVEALNKMSLAPARIDVGKLAYNYLFKGDANGLSIEQYLEKELADIQKSSDDNGAQDVVLYGFGRIGRLLARLLIEREGPNSKLRLRAIVIRPGKDGDLAKRASLLRRDSVHGAFNGSISIDEENNVIKANGAFIKVIYAKSPSEIDYTAYGINNALVVDNTGIWSDEEGLGQHLQSTGVSKVLLTAPAKGDIKNIVYGVNEDMILPEDKIVSAASCTTNAITPVLKAINDEFGIKNGHVETVHSYTNDQNLIDNYHKSPRRGRSAPLNMVITSTGAAKAVAKALPELKGLLTGNAIRVPTPNVSMAIMNLNLKKATSAEGLNNYLREISLNSKLQDQIDYTASTEIVSTDLVGSRFAGVVDSQATIVDEDRAVLYVWYDNEFGYSCQVVRVMHEMAGVHVPTLPVK, encoded by the coding sequence ATGACATTCCAAACGGAAAAAGAATATCAAGCTAGTTGGCAAGAGCGTCAAACATTTGCTGAAAACATGCAACCACTTATTGGTCAGCTATACCGTAACAAAGGTATTGAAATTTCAGTATATGGTCGTCCATTAGTAACGGCTACGCCTATCGATATTATTAAGGCTCATAAATCAGTTGCTTTACACGAAGAAAGCAAGTTGCGTTTGCGTGAGAGCTTCCCATTTGTTGAAGCGTTAAACAAAATGTCATTAGCGCCTGCGCGCATCGATGTTGGTAAACTAGCATACAACTATTTATTTAAAGGTGATGCGAACGGTTTATCAATTGAACAATATTTAGAAAAAGAATTAGCAGACATTCAAAAATCAAGTGATGATAACGGCGCACAAGATGTCGTGTTATACGGTTTTGGTCGTATTGGTCGTTTACTAGCGCGTTTATTGATTGAACGTGAAGGTCCAAATTCAAAACTTCGTTTACGCGCCATTGTTATTCGTCCCGGTAAAGATGGCGACTTAGCGAAGCGTGCAAGCTTATTGCGTCGCGATTCAGTTCATGGTGCTTTCAACGGTAGCATTTCTATCGATGAAGAAAATAATGTAATCAAAGCAAACGGTGCCTTCATCAAAGTGATTTACGCTAAATCACCTTCAGAAATTGATTACACAGCATACGGTATTAACAATGCCCTAGTTGTCGATAACACAGGTATTTGGTCTGACGAAGAAGGTTTGGGTCAGCATTTACAATCTACTGGTGTTTCGAAAGTATTGTTAACTGCTCCTGCAAAAGGCGATATTAAAAACATCGTATACGGTGTAAACGAAGATATGATTTTACCTGAAGATAAAATCGTATCAGCAGCAAGTTGTACAACGAATGCGATTACGCCAGTATTAAAAGCCATCAATGACGAGTTTGGCATCAAGAACGGTCACGTTGAAACGGTTCACTCATATACAAATGACCAAAACTTGATTGACAACTACCACAAATCACCACGTCGTGGTCGCAGTGCACCACTTAACATGGTTATTACTTCTACTGGTGCAGCTAAAGCGGTAGCTAAAGCACTACCAGAATTGAAGGGTTTATTAACAGGTAACGCAATTCGTGTACCTACGCCGAACGTTTCAATGGCGATCATGAACCTTAACCTCAAGAAAGCGACAAGTGCTGAAGGTTTAAACAACTACTTACGTGAGATCTCGTTAAACTCGAAGTTACAAGATCAAATCGACTACACTGCATCAACTGAAATTGTTTCTACTGACTTAGTCGGTTCTCGTTTTGCTGGTGTGGTTGACTCGCAAGCAACGATTGTTGATGAAGACCGCGCAGTGTTATACGTATGGTACGATAATGAATTTGGTTACAGTTGCCAGGTTGTGCGTGTAATGCACGAAATGGCCGGCGTTCATGTTCCTACGTTACCAGTAAAATAA
- a CDS encoding DUF2989 domain-containing protein, producing the protein MRSVLPLIIGVSFLSGCEQGPTIATMCAADPQICLDIHDDNWCRKERKALLLHNYNVKQTNDDADKYKELLAYEDYIGCMSLASQIEHIKLKEKKTNRVNSLLNAERRFEQLAQNTKTSDNPYLLYFHWSRFLDEDAMNKFTAMEGSAALETPELQQFLASYYIKRDPDKTLGILFHSLELTPSGAQLNHEVFESIANIFNDKDEHKQTYIWLKVLQLYKPDDQHLNQALIAMYVEKHGLDINFLDTVATVTLKNIEEGKFKAPQY; encoded by the coding sequence ATGCGTTCAGTATTACCCTTGATAATTGGTGTTAGTTTTCTCTCCGGCTGTGAGCAAGGCCCAACCATAGCAACTATGTGTGCGGCCGACCCACAAATTTGCCTTGATATTCATGATGACAACTGGTGTCGGAAGGAGCGCAAAGCCCTGTTATTACATAACTATAATGTCAAACAAACTAACGATGACGCCGACAAATACAAAGAGCTACTAGCTTATGAAGATTACATTGGCTGTATGTCGCTGGCCTCGCAAATAGAACATATCAAATTAAAAGAGAAAAAGACTAATCGCGTTAACAGTCTACTTAACGCTGAACGACGCTTTGAACAATTAGCACAAAACACAAAAACATCGGACAACCCTTACCTACTCTATTTTCATTGGTCGCGGTTTCTTGATGAAGACGCGATGAACAAGTTTACCGCTATGGAAGGCAGTGCGGCATTAGAAACACCAGAGTTACAGCAGTTTTTAGCCAGTTATTACATTAAACGCGATCCAGACAAAACCCTGGGTATACTATTTCACTCATTAGAACTCACGCCCTCTGGTGCCCAGTTAAATCACGAAGTTTTTGAATCGATTGCCAACATTTTTAACGATAAAGACGAACATAAACAAACATATATCTGGTTAAAAGTACTGCAATTATACAAACCCGACGATCAGCACTTAAATCAAGCATTAATCGCTATGTATGTTGAAAAGCACGGTTTGGATATTAACTTTTTAGATACGGTTGCCACCGTCACCTTGAAGAATATTGAAGAAGGTAAATTTAAAGCACCGCAGTACTAA
- the msrB gene encoding peptide-methionine (R)-S-oxide reductase MsrB, translated as MVDKDHRNELSEDAYRICRLAATEHPFTGKYNDHWLDGIYHCAYCEQPLFDSATKFNAGCGWPSFWQSREGQVSYHQDNSHNMQRIEIQCANCQSHLGHVFDDGPKPTGKRYCVNSLSLLFK; from the coding sequence ATGGTAGATAAAGATCATAGAAATGAGCTTTCTGAGGATGCGTACCGAATTTGTCGCTTAGCGGCTACTGAGCATCCTTTTACGGGTAAATATAATGATCATTGGTTAGACGGTATCTATCATTGTGCCTACTGCGAACAGCCATTATTTGACTCTGCAACTAAATTTAATGCCGGCTGTGGTTGGCCTAGCTTTTGGCAAAGTCGCGAAGGCCAAGTTAGCTATCATCAAGACAACTCTCACAATATGCAACGTATTGAAATTCAATGCGCTAATTGCCAAAGTCATTTAGGTCATGTTTTTGATGATGGCCCTAAGCCGACGGGTAAGCGCTATTGTGTTAACTCACTCAGTTTACTGTTCAAATAA
- the gndA gene encoding NADP-dependent phosphogluconate dehydrogenase, protein MTTENMTCDIGFIGLGVMGKNLVLNLADNGYTVAAFDLSTDKVNDAIAQDALENKSGSPRVVGCSSYTELFSRLKAPHTIVLSVPAGAPVDHVCESLIGAGIQPDDIVIDTGNSLWVDTVEREKKYKNNFILFSSAVSGGETGARFGPALMPSGSPYAWTRIKPIWEAIAAKVDPKTGKPIERTEPGQIVEKGDPCAAYIGPAGAGHFVKMVHNGIEYADMQIICEAYHVLRAGLGYTPDEIADIFENWNKGPLDSYLMEISVEVLRHKPNNDQTPLVDLILDKAGQKGTGLWTAISALEVGCPAPTIAQAVFARSISSFKKLRVEASTKLAGPQLPVLSSDEKQAYVDRLHDAIYCSKICAYAQGFQLMSLAAKEYNWTLNFANIAKIWRAGCIIRAVFLQSITEAFERDSELENLLVDEFFIEQLNKHQLNWRQSIADATILGVPIGAISSSLSYYDSVRCGVLPANLLQGQRDFFGAHTFERVDTPAGKKFHVEWSTQARRLIEV, encoded by the coding sequence ATGACAACAGAAAATATGACGTGTGATATCGGCTTTATTGGCTTAGGTGTTATGGGTAAAAACCTAGTATTGAACCTTGCTGACAATGGCTATACCGTTGCTGCTTTTGATCTCAGTACAGATAAAGTTAATGATGCGATCGCCCAAGATGCATTAGAAAATAAGTCGGGCAGTCCGCGTGTTGTTGGTTGTAGCTCATACACTGAGTTATTTTCTCGTTTAAAAGCGCCACATACCATTGTGTTATCAGTACCAGCCGGAGCGCCAGTAGATCACGTTTGTGAGAGTTTGATTGGAGCGGGTATCCAACCTGATGATATCGTTATAGATACAGGCAACAGCTTATGGGTTGATACCGTGGAGAGAGAAAAGAAATATAAAAACAATTTTATTTTGTTCTCTTCAGCGGTTTCAGGTGGTGAAACCGGTGCCCGCTTTGGTCCAGCACTAATGCCTAGTGGTTCTCCGTATGCATGGACACGTATAAAACCTATTTGGGAAGCCATTGCCGCTAAAGTTGATCCTAAAACGGGTAAGCCAATTGAGCGCACTGAGCCAGGACAAATTGTTGAAAAAGGCGATCCTTGTGCAGCGTATATTGGCCCAGCAGGTGCTGGTCACTTCGTTAAAATGGTACACAACGGTATTGAATATGCTGACATGCAAATTATTTGTGAGGCATATCACGTATTGCGCGCAGGTCTTGGTTACACCCCTGATGAAATTGCTGATATTTTTGAAAACTGGAACAAGGGACCATTAGACAGTTATTTAATGGAAATCTCTGTTGAAGTACTTCGTCATAAGCCAAACAATGACCAAACGCCATTAGTTGATTTGATTCTCGACAAAGCAGGCCAAAAAGGAACTGGCTTGTGGACGGCTATTAGTGCGCTTGAAGTTGGTTGCCCTGCGCCAACCATCGCCCAGGCAGTGTTTGCTCGTTCAATTTCATCGTTTAAGAAACTGCGTGTTGAAGCGAGTACTAAATTAGCGGGACCTCAGTTACCGGTATTATCTTCAGACGAAAAACAAGCTTATGTCGATCGTTTACACGATGCTATTTACTGTTCGAAAATCTGTGCTTACGCTCAAGGTTTTCAATTAATGAGCTTGGCAGCAAAAGAGTACAACTGGACATTAAATTTTGCCAATATTGCCAAAATTTGGCGTGCTGGTTGTATTATTCGTGCGGTATTCTTGCAGTCGATCACTGAAGCATTTGAGCGCGATAGCGAACTTGAAAACTTACTGGTTGACGAATTTTTCATCGAGCAACTCAATAAGCATCAACTTAATTGGCGTCAATCGATTGCTGATGCAACGATTTTAGGTGTGCCAATTGGTGCTATTTCATCGTCGTTGTCATACTATGACTCGGTTCGTTGCGGTGTATTGCCTGCTAATCTATTACAGGGGCAACGTGATTTCTTTGGCGCTCATACTTTTGAGCGTGTTGATACGCCAGCAGGTAAAAAGTTCCACGTTGAATGGTCGACCCAGGCACGTCGTTTAATCGAGGTTTAG
- the gap gene encoding type I glyceraldehyde-3-phosphate dehydrogenase, with protein MTVRIGINGFGRIGRFVFREAFSRDNVEVVGINDLIDVDYMAYMLKYDSTHGRFNGSVEVVDGNLVVNGKTVRVTSERDPANLKWNEIDAQVVVESTGLFLTDESARKHIEAGAHKVVMSAPSKDTTPMFVMGVNEDTYAGQDIVSNASCTTNCLAPVAKVLNDRWGIKDGLMTTVHATTATQKTVDAPSAKDWRGGRGASQNIIPSSTGAAKAVGKVIPELNGKLTGMAFRVPTPNVSVVDLTVNLCSPASYDEICQAMKEAAEGDLKGILGYTEDAVVSNDFIGERCTSVFDATAGIALTDTFVKVVTWYDNEIGYSNKVLDLVNHISK; from the coding sequence ATGACAGTTAGAATAGGTATCAACGGTTTCGGACGCATTGGTCGTTTTGTATTTAGAGAAGCTTTTTCACGAGATAATGTCGAAGTTGTTGGCATTAACGATTTAATTGATGTTGATTACATGGCTTACATGCTTAAATATGACTCTACTCACGGTCGTTTTAATGGCAGCGTAGAGGTAGTAGACGGTAATCTAGTGGTAAATGGAAAAACCGTTAGGGTGACGAGTGAACGTGACCCAGCTAACTTGAAGTGGAATGAGATTGACGCCCAGGTAGTTGTTGAATCAACAGGGTTATTTTTGACCGATGAAAGCGCACGCAAACACATTGAAGCGGGCGCGCATAAAGTCGTCATGTCCGCGCCATCGAAAGATACTACGCCTATGTTTGTGATGGGAGTAAATGAAGACACCTATGCCGGCCAAGATATCGTCTCTAATGCTTCTTGTACGACAAACTGTTTAGCGCCAGTAGCGAAAGTATTAAATGATCGCTGGGGCATTAAAGATGGTTTGATGACCACCGTACACGCAACCACGGCAACACAAAAAACGGTAGATGCGCCGTCGGCTAAAGATTGGCGTGGTGGCCGTGGTGCATCGCAAAATATTATTCCATCATCAACAGGTGCGGCAAAAGCCGTCGGTAAAGTTATCCCTGAATTAAATGGCAAACTTACCGGGATGGCATTTCGGGTACCAACACCTAATGTGTCGGTTGTAGATTTAACGGTTAACCTTTGCTCACCAGCGAGTTACGACGAAATTTGTCAAGCCATGAAAGAAGCCGCCGAAGGCGATTTAAAGGGTATTTTAGGCTACACAGAAGATGCGGTTGTTTCGAACGACTTTATTGGTGAGCGTTGTACATCTGTCTTTGATGCTACCGCGGGTATCGCGCTAACTGACACCTTTGTTAAAGTAGTCACTTGGTACGACAATGAGATTGGCTATTCAAACAAAGTGCTTGATTTAGTTAACCACATCAGCAAGTAA